One genomic window of Candidatus Kuenenia stuttgartiensis includes the following:
- the fliS gene encoding flagellar export chaperone FliS translates to MVGTKKVGHAYLEQGIMTLNPLQLLIKAYDAGITACNRKDEEKASIVLAELIDSLNFDQAEISNSLFRLYEFCMREIKNGRFDAALKIFKELRGAWLQVQDAA, encoded by the coding sequence ATGGTAGGAACAAAAAAAGTTGGGCATGCATATCTTGAACAGGGAATAATGACGTTAAATCCGCTCCAATTATTAATAAAAGCGTATGACGCAGGTATTACCGCGTGTAATCGTAAGGATGAAGAAAAGGCAAGTATTGTGCTGGCAGAATTAATTGACTCTTTGAACTTCGATCAGGCAGAGATTTCAAATTCACTTTTCAGGCTATATGAATTTTGTATGCGGGAGATAAAAAACGGAAGATTTGACGCTGCGTTGAAGATTTTTAAAGAGTTAAGAGGCGCATGGTTGCAGGTACAGGACGCCGCTTGA
- a CDS encoding flagellar protein FlaG produces MDVGKIHSYSSNNKLFTEVDKKDIVSKEKGKDVSSDKITEDAKVSYQAIIDKKIVSQNVSSSASVSNTSPQSNSNSDSNDVAVSKKEIPSEQPASSALYDSHSPPVFPGVSPIGTRVEFAIEKELNLVVTTVRDLDTEKIIRQLPPEDTISRMKMLKSYYNQMAQANLGNKVDEVVK; encoded by the coding sequence ATGGATGTGGGCAAGATTCATAGTTATAGTTCTAATAATAAGTTGTTTACTGAAGTTGACAAAAAAGATATTGTCAGCAAGGAAAAGGGGAAAGATGTATCTTCTGATAAAATAACAGAAGATGCGAAGGTTTCTTACCAAGCAATTATTGATAAGAAAATTGTATCGCAAAATGTGAGCAGTAGCGCGAGTGTTAGCAATACATCTCCTCAAAGCAACAGTAACAGCGACTCTAATGATGTGGCTGTTTCAAAAAAGGAAATACCATCGGAACAACCAGCTTCTTCTGCCTTATACGATTCTCATTCCCCTCCCGTTTTCCCCGGTGTTTCTCCTATTGGTACGCGGGTTGAATTTGCTATTGAGAAAGAGTTGAATCTTGTTGTTACCACCGTGAGAGATTTAGACACCGAAAAAATCATCAGACAATTACCCCCGGAAGATACCATTTCACGAATGAAAATGCTGAAATCGTATTACAACCAAATGGCTCAGGCAAATTTGGGCAATAAAGTGGATGAAGTCGTTAAATAA